The Telopea speciosissima isolate NSW1024214 ecotype Mountain lineage chromosome 11, Tspe_v1, whole genome shotgun sequence genome includes the window ATGTGAAGACAAATAGAGGTGCATGATGATGGCAATGCTGTATCAAACACTGGACCCGAAGCGGGAATAGCTAATGATCTTCCTCAAAGTCAGGAAAGTTATCATGCCAATTCACATGGTCAAGAGGCTTTCATGCAAACATCACATATTCCCCACACACAAAAGGTTCTTGATGGCTTCTCATATTCACAAGATGTAGGAGAGTATAATAAATTACTTAGCCAGTATTATGAACTCGAGGAGCAGCGGCAAAAAGTTCTACAGCAACTTCATGAAGCGGGTTACTGGAATTACCAAGGCATTGGCGAAGGTTCTGGTTCTTCTGCACAGTGGGGTGCATGTTCTACTTTTCAGGAACAACATCAAGTACCTATACATCAATCCTCTCTGCCAGGGGTGGTTTCTTCTTGCTGCCCATACGTTTGCCCTTGTTTGGTGGCTCCATGCTCTTCACTACCTTGTTGTGCTTCAAGTGGAAGTTGCGTCAGTAACATTGGCACTGATGTTAATACTGCTTCATGTATGATGGGTCCTCAAAAGTCCTCATCTTTTGAGGATGACATTGTTGTTAAAACCGGATTGGGAGCTGCAGAAAGAGCAATTTCTTCATTTAAGATGACGAAATCTAGTGCTTCAAATATCCATGAAGGTTAGCAGATATAATTAGTGAGGgaattttcattattatttttttattgttattacaGTTTATCGGCTCTGTAACATGGGAGAGGTTTTCATTtatatcaaaaagaaaaatgcacAAGTATGAGAAACAAAAAGTACAAAGCTTTAGAGAAGGAACTGAAGTATAATGATTTTCATTGGACATGTGTTCTTGTGGATCTGATCCAGTTATTAATTGGATGATTTTATATCCAATCATTGATCCGATGGATCTGGACAACCTGATCCAGGTTCAAAACAAATTATTGATTGGATAATTGGGTCCGTATCTGGATCCTGCTTATCTTAGGACACTAATAATTTATAAGCATTATTTctttatatttgtatttcatttacttaagatttATTCATAACTAAGCAAATACCCAcctatttgaattcaataaaaatagttaaaaaataaaattccaaaaggataaaaagttaacccccagtccaagaacaaaaactggatttttggcggtaggtaaaattttccactttctaatgctgggttttttctcaaatttaaaaattccataaatcttaatatggtaaaacattgctaaaacccctaagtgcggtaaaatattcatttgttttgatattttaaaaaatattttcattcagagtgattttgacagcattcgcgcacatcAAGTAAGGTTttaccggaacataactccatcaatataaatcagatttaagcaatcttggatttgttggaaagctggttttgtgttctacttaatacaaaaagtcttatgtaaaaataaaatcatttgatcagtcaaacttcttagagaacaagaacatttctctaaatcgagagtagtttaattacttattgataagatcatattttcttaagttctgctgtcttcttgTTCTATGTTgttttttgatgactttatgtggtttaatattgattttcgattacttaatgtgacttaatgttgatttttgatgacttgatgttgcttaatattgattttttatgatttgatgtggcttaatgttgattttgatgatataaggtacatattgtagtatattaaataatgttagaaaagaggagaaataaaaaataacacttgcgCGCCTCTACGGGTGCCTTgtcacctaagcgcttaggcacccctccaccgccttaggttgccttgacaactatgaatttTACCCAAGAATACCCATCttttagaaaaaaattatatagtTTTATACTACTGAACAAATAAGTATTGGCTCAGGTTGGAAGGCTAAGATCTGAAATAGATCAGGTTTTGGTTTAGGGGTAGCAAAGGGGTGCTACAGGGATGAGGAAAAATGATGAGTCGGGTGGAAGATGAAAGGTCGAattcaagaagagaagaagaagatgataggTTGAAAGTTAAAAAAGATAAGGGGACgaaaatatgggagagagagagatggtaggagagagaaagaactcACCAAAACTGAGGGAGGGAGGGGATGCTCAACGCATTACTTAGGCTTGCAAGGCTTCAGTTTCATTTCATCAATTCATTTTCAAGGCTGCTACAAATGTTGGATTACAATagatatttaaagaaaatgtaACTCTTGACTAAATGAATGCCTAGAAACTAACTCCAAGAAAATTAATTCTTAGCACACAACTATTGGACTCCCTAGACTAATAACTCACCTAGAAACTAATATCAATAAAGAATTAAAGACTTAGACTTTAATTCCTAAACTACTAATCTAGGAATTTAAAAAGTTACATTAATACACGtaggaatatgaaaagacaagtactgaaagaaaagaaacgagGACATAACTAGAGACTCTAAAATTTTGGAAGCTTCAAGGATTGGACCACATGGACCCCACAATCAAGGGAAACGTAGGGGTTGACCCTTAGCTAGCATACACAATGGCTGGGCTTGGTTTTTGGCCTGCGGATCTAGTTTTGATGTGGACCAAATCAGCATGAGGGATCTTCTTCAGGCTTGATACTAcatccatagttatcaaggcggcaaggcgttggagagggtccaaaataaGTCGACACGAACAAGTCGTCAAGGCAGGTGGCCTAGGTgcgcaaggcgaccaaggagcctggacgcctaggcgtcaccttgataactatgattggATCAATTCTCCCGTCATTAGAAAAAAACTAGTCTACGAGTTTGTAATGGAGGAGGTTCAAGATCACATGATTTGCATCGATGATCATGCCATAATCAACTTGTGAAAATTCCTTAATCTAAAGCTTTTTATCAAAGTAACCATCGGGAAGCACATAGTCAATCAGCTCATGGATCAACTTGTAAAAATCCCTTGATTTGAAGCTTTTTATCTAAGTAACCATCGGGAAGCACATAGTCTATCTGCTCATGGAAGAGATCCATTGTCAAGTTCTTCTGATGATTGTCGCCAAACGACGTCTCTGAGTGGAGGTCTTGACATCTTCAATTGGACCTTCAATCAATTTAtcaaattcaatctcatttagCTGAGCTTCATCGTCCGACTCTTCGGGCAACTTCTGTTGTAGGCTCATGCGAGAGGGCTTCCTCTTCATATTGCATAAGAACTTCAAATACCTTCTTGTTGAATTTTTCAAGGCGTCTTCTAAAGTCCTTGCGATCAACACGTAGCTCTTCAATTTGAAAACTCAGACACTCTTGGTATTGAAGTAGTGAGTCATAGAGATGTTGCCTTGCTGCATCCATAGGAGAACTTCAAGCTTAGGCTGATTTGTGACAGCCCTGTCAGGTTAAGCTAACAACAAAGTGTAGGAACTTTCGGTTGTGATACCAATTTGGTGTAGGTTGGAAGGCTAAGATCTGAACATGTTCTGGTTTAGGGGTAGCAAAGGGATGCCGCAGGGATGAGGAAAGATGATGGGTCAAGTGGAAGATGAAGTGGAAGATGAAGGGTCAAattcaagaagagaagaagaagatgataggTTGAAAGTTAAAGACGATAAGAGGGGAataaaatatgggagagagaaagaactcACTAAAACGTGAGACAGGGAAGGGATGCTCAATACATTACTTGGGCCAGCAAGCAAGGCTTCAATTTCATTTCTTCAATTCATTTTCAAGGCTGCTACAAATGTTGAATTACAATaggtatttattatttaaacaAAATGTAATCCTTGACTAAATAGAGGGTTGTCGCTTGGTGCGATGGCAAAGTCTCGTTATGGCCAGCGCAGTGGCGCGGGTTCCTGGGAATCAGCCTCTCTATGAAGGGGCAAGGCTGCCTACCATCTACCTCTCCCAGACCCTGCGAAtcgtgggagccttgtgcactgggtatgacCCTTTTTAACTCTTGACTAAATTAATGCGTAGAAACTAATTCCAAGAAAATTAATTCTTAGCACACAACTGTTGGACTCCCTAGACAAATAACTCACCTAGAAACTAATACCAATAAAGTATTAAAGACATAGACTTTAATTCTTAAACTCCTAGTCTAGGAATTTAAAAAGTTACATTAATACACctaggaatatgaaaagacaagtacccaaagaaaagaaaagacacatCACTTTCTAAAATTCTGGAAGCTTCAAGGATTGGACCACATGGGCCCCACAATCAAGGGAAATGTAGGGTTTGACCCCTGGCCATCACACACCACGGCTAGGCTT containing:
- the LOC122646708 gene encoding uncharacterized protein LOC122646708 isoform X1, with product MGKETDIWDDSALINAFNDAISKYKKMHNKGYQDNSAEGEKERNTAENVSDRIDQSHDDTRQIEVHDDGNAVSNTGPEAGIANDLPQSQESYHANSHGQEAFMQTSHIPHTQKVLDGFSYSQDVGEYNKLLSQYYELEEQRQKVLQQLHEAGYWNYQGIGEGSGSSAQWGACSTFQEQHQVPIHQSSLPGVVSSCCPYVCPCLVAPCSSLPCCASSGSCVSNIGTDVNTASCMMGPQKSSSFEDDIVVKTGLGAAERAISSFKMTKSSASNIHEEREKDVKSGSSLSEDKMVQCMNSDTDLGVVLHAWYSAGFYTGKYLVEQSMKGKQG
- the LOC122646708 gene encoding uncharacterized protein LOC122646708 isoform X2; amino-acid sequence: MGKETDIWDDSALINAFNDAISKYKMHNKGYQDNSAEGEKERNTAENVSDRIDQSHDDTRQIEVHDDGNAVSNTGPEAGIANDLPQSQESYHANSHGQEAFMQTSHIPHTQKVLDGFSYSQDVGEYNKLLSQYYELEEQRQKVLQQLHEAGYWNYQGIGEGSGSSAQWGACSTFQEQHQVPIHQSSLPGVVSSCCPYVCPCLVAPCSSLPCCASSGSCVSNIGTDVNTASCMMGPQKSSSFEDDIVVKTGLGAAERAISSFKMTKSSASNIHEEREKDVKSGSSLSEDKMVQCMNSDTDLGVVLHAWYSAGFYTGKYLVEQSMKGKQG